The region TCGACCTCCTACTTCGATTCAACTTGTCGTTAGTCATCTTCTTCTAACTCggctatttctttttcatagtATTCAAGTTGCTTCGCCTTATCAACTTTAACCACAAAACCACACGCGCTCATCTGCATTTCTCGCTTTTTCCCTGGATCTCTACCTGAAAAACTCATTGAACCACGACGCATTATAGGCATGATGAATATTCATATCGATTCTTCACCATCTGAATTTTCCGGCGAAATCATGCTAATGTCATTTCTGTAGTGTATTCTTCTTACATTGAGATAAACATATCATTTCAGGACTTTTAAAATGCTTTTAGCTTCGCTTGAAAATGTGGAACGTTTAAATCGACAATTATTGCGAAGAATTCTTAGAGACAGTAAATAGAGTAATATAATCGGTGCCTCAGTATACCATAAGATCGTACCGCTAAGCTCATCCAATTCGGAATCGAATCGAACTCGTAAAATCAAGAAGCGAGGCAGCACATTGATCGCCTGCTCTAAGAGTATGAAAAAACCGCTAACGTTGATATTTGTGACAGGACTCGCGGTGTAATGACATTCGTTTCACAATTATTACCTGCGACGATATACTTGGATCCAACCACTAAATTCAAATTGCAGCCCACTAAGTTGTGTCCTTGGCCGGCGTCTGCGAGCGTTATTTCATCGCCATTCGATATATCACTCTAACGcggaaacaaaaatcaaacacCTCGGGATTCAGTATAGGTGATCAAATATGTAAGAATAATATCCTAGATGAACGAATTTGTTACCGATGTGTTGGCAATGGTTAATGTTGTTTCATCATTCATCAattaccttttgtttatagATTTTAGTAATTTTTGCGGTGTAGTCGTAACCATAAACGCGTTTGCGAGAATTTCCTTGTGCCGACGGCACATGTCTTTCAGTTATTTCAGCAAGAAAAACTATAGAAACATTACTAAAAAacattatatataattcaaGAAAATTATTTAGGGACAACAACTAAAATctattttgataatcaatagaagcaaaaatacataaagaatatacatatacatctttacatgtatttttgatagtagttttttaatagatttaattcaaatttcaagctaacaaaaatgatacctcgtttctcctaatcggcctggtcatttttgtaaaattcacTAAAGTTTGTAATcattgtaatcagttcatctcTCTACCGggtaaaaaaagtaatgtactaGGTAGATAGGCTGCCGTCGGGTCAACTTTAAGCtaagcagaaatgagaaacaaggtatcaattatcaattttttagccttatgCACCTACCAATTTTTGAGCGTTTCAAGGTAAGCTTAGTGTCACTGGGTGGACAGGAACAGGCGTTTATCAACGCAGGAATAGTAACTACTATAAACCATATGAGGCAATTCATCTTGTCAAGATCCGAATTTGCCTACAGATAAGAAAAACGTGTAATTTTCGACTAATTTGGATTTTACGGAGGTcaaaacatttgtttttttttttacactaGAAAACTTACACTTTTTCACAGaaagtttttttctaaacTGCGAGTGTATTTTCGCTAAAAATTGATAGCGCACTGCTTTTATCCTGAAAAGCAGGCTAGCGTAGATCCGTTGTCAAtgcaattgtaaaaaaaagatcTCGCTATTTCTGTTTGAATGTCGgattgataatttaaaactatttctGTTATGAGTTGGACGCCGTATCGACGAATATATTTTGCAAAAAAGTCTGACTCTTACCCGTTTGTGCGTTCTTCCTTCTTTgaatttcagtttgaaatgaaagaaatggtATTCGTTCAGAAGTCACGTTTTCCTCTCTTATTAACTCAGCTGTTACTATAGAACCGTACGAACAACACTCCTGCCATAAAAAAGTTTGTATGCTCAGAAGcattattttttcttcaatgtttgattttgatagcGCGAGCGTAGGTTATTAAATTCCAGATGGAAATCAATTTCATGCTACCTACtcttattttcgttttttcttcTCGAAATGGTAGTTGTCAATCAATGAGTATTCTACGTTCGAACGAACGCCAATCACGAATAGCTTCCATCGACTGATATTCTCGATATGAAAGCCgtttattcaaattcagtGAGAAGTTCACGATTTGAAAACCGAATTGTCCTCCATTCAATTagaaaaattatattaatattaagTAAACATTCAACAACTGTCATTCCTAACAGAAAATCGATGTCAATAATCGGTTGATCCAAAACGCCTGACTCTACAATCGACCTTCGGTAAACAATAAGAGGGTATCGTTGATACGTATGATTCACTGGACGGGCTAAAATAATTAGAATATCACTCAAAAACGAACAAAAAGGACAAATCTAcaataaaaattcaatttttttattcacGTCTACATAGTAGACAAACAGTGGAAGACATTTCGAATTCGATGTAATTTTCAGGCAATTAATTTTCTActtaaattttcttaaaatttgttaacaaaatagattcaatttcatttcattcacatTATTAAAGCATCGATTAATGGTTATAAAGAAACAGACTGCACTACCGAGTCGGTTAACGATTAAAGAGAAGCTATGTACATCCAGTACCGAGATTAACACATGATGCAAATGCGACAAAgataaaatatcaacaatgaTAGAGTAATAGTAAACAGTTTTTGAACACAACTggcaaaataaaataatattcatcACATACGAGTAAAGGCATCTGAAAGGAACAAGGTGGGGGTGGTTGaagaattgacaaaattgaTCTTTAAGTTGTGTCTCCAGTTAGATTTGATTTATAAGACATGCTAACACTAAATCGAATTCATGTCAATgacatcattttcaatgactggTAATTGAAactatgattttgataaactgGGCAGtgtaaataatatattaaAAGCATTATAAGTCGGGTATTTCCTGTACAATGTGACAGGTAAAACAGTTTGACATCAGTCATGATAAGGAGACACTTCAACATAGTGATCTTCATCCAGTGCACAGTTAAGAGCATCGTGCTCTAGATATTCATCAGAATCTTCCAATGACGAACTTATTTGTTGGACTTTTTCGACTGGTTTTGTCGATGGTTTATCGGCAAAGCTCAATGTGTCCTTGTTGAATTTCAAAACCATCGTACCTAGGCTTCCATCGAATCTGTTCTTGGCAATCTAACACATATAACAAGTGGAGCATTAGCAAAGATTATCAAGTGTAAATTCTCGGTAGAAGGAGGTGTTCATTAATGTAGATTGTTTACCTGGACAAATTTCTTGCTGCCACGTACGCCACTGATGGTTGGATCTTGCAGAATGAGCACATTATCAGCCTCCTGAGTGGCTTTAGCACTTCCAAATATAGAAGCTTTTGTCAGCAGTGTATCTTCATTCTCCTACGAAGTGTCAAATTACAAGTCAATAATCGGAGATCAGGAAGCAAGCATCGCTGGGGCTGGTTTTACAGACCAATATCTATCCTCAATTCATTAACTCAACTcattaactcaattcattaactcaattcattttcaaatgagcGAGTTAACCTCAATAAGATGCTACTATTTTTATAAAGGTGAGCCCTAATCAATGAAGCAAATTATAGCATTTCGACTTCAAGAACCATCCTTCAACGGAATACAAACCTTTCTAGGGTGGATCACAAGGGTCACATGGCAGTTTCTGTGCGTTGCAAATTTGCGGAAAGCGGCGACGATTTGATCTTGTTTATGAAATCGATCGGCCGAAGCACTGTTCAAGTCTGTTCCCATCATAAATTGTAGATTATCGACAACTATATGAGCGATATCATGCACATATACAGCATGAGACATtgtctgtttgaaatcagaaataagTACTCGTACACATCATTCTTAAGCTACACCTAAACAGAAAATTAAAACATGCTTTTACCAGTACTCACTTCTACGACTTTATAGATACTTTCTTGTCCATGAAATGTCATGAAAAACATCGGCAGTTGCTCGAACATGTTGGCCCACTTTGGAAATTCATGTATCTCTTTCGTAAGATTTTTCCTGTGAAAATGATGCAGCAGATAATGTGATGTGATATATATTCGGGTATGTGAAAGCCAACATATGATCTTGTAGTTCAGAAACTTACAACGCAAATTGCTGAATCATCATTTTTGCTAGACGTACATTGTGGATTTCAAAGCTTCCCCAAAGCGTGTTCACCTGAAAGTGAAACAAATTCGTAAGAGTAACATAACAATAACATAAAGCATTCAGTGAGGGTTAAAAGTCATAACTGTAATTTGGGAAGTTTTTATTTACTGAatacaatgatttatatttttacaTACCCCTTGCATGCACAAGTCTAACGAATAATCACTAATCCAGGTAGTTTTTCCAGCACCGGTCGGTCCCGTAAATACTGTCAATTCACCTCTTCGATGACCTTTCATGATATCATTCAATTTAGTGTAACGCTTCCACTGAAATTATAGacagatttgtttttcttttccctcaaaaaaaaaatgatacagaTTCAGTTGCAGTATAGCCTAATACGAATTTACTTTGATTCCGGCGACTTGTTCTTTATGGGTCAGTTCAGCGAACACATCATCTCTGAGAGATTGGAATGACGTGATAGCTTGGTTTATCACAGGTTGTGCCGTCGCTAATATCTGCGAGATATTTCTTCGATTGTGAAATGCACTCAGTGGGTTTGGGTGATCTTCTACTGGCCTGCAACAAAAAATCTTTATACGTAACATCGAGTTGAAGTATGCAAAATACAGATTAAAGGTGTCAAGCCTTACCGAACCAGAAAACAACGCTTTTCATTCAGCTTCTTACAAAACAATCGAGCAGATTCCCAACTTTTCAGATCGTTACCAAACCAAATGATGATCTTGTTAAAATGTTCAAGCAATGGTAAAACCTACGGTTTGAAATATTAAACTGTGGTTATTTCAAATTCGTAAAAGGCAAAGAGAATTTAAGCTGATATGTGACATACCTCCTGCGGTAAAGTAGAACATCCCTTTGGTAGAGATAATGCTTGCATTTTGCCCTCCTGTTGCACAACCAAAGCATCGAATTCATTGCTGGTTAGCACAACTTCTTTATTCTGAGGTAAAATTGTATTCCAGCCAAAAAGTCCATGATAATTTAGCCTATAAGTATATGGTAATTATCAGCTATTAACAAAAGCTAGAGTGAAATTCATGTACAcgtgatatatttatatgatgTATCAGTAATCATAGGCATCCCCAAGGGGGTGCGGGGGTAGCGGACGCATCCCCTTTTCGAGATAGCTAACTTCTCAAGTTACTATGTAATCAATTTTTCTTGGCCAATTTGACTAGTCTTTTAACTCTAAATGATTCATTTAGAGCCTGGAAAACGTCTCTAAAGCctccaattttcaaaaagtttttgggGGAGGCCCACCAAACATCCAACATTGTGCACGGATACTGGATTGATGCATATTCGAACCCCCTATGAAAATTCCTGGGGACGCCTATGGGAGCTGCACTCAAGGCCGATATTTCTCTGATTTTAGCAGAGTCTACTGGCGCTGTTCATACCTAGGAATGGTTTCCTCATGAATAGATGATTTGTTGTCCGCGTCAACAGTCAGCGTTAGGATTTTCAGACCTCGTAAACTATAGTCAACGTGGAACCAGGGCAATAGCAATGATTCCGTAGATCTAGAATATCTCAACATAAATCTGTCGAGTGTTTTCGTTAGAATTCCCTGAAAAATTATGACAGAAATTGGTTCGATTTTCAGCAAGATATTACTTTAACACAAGATGATCAAATATTGCACGAAAGTCTGTGTAAGCAATGAGAAATCAAAGCTGATTTAAACCATGATACAGCTTCACAGTTGTGGGTAAgcattcaaatcattttccCACATAACTCATGAATGAGCTGGGaccagtatttgaaataagttctGGGGCCGGTTTTGTAGAATGGTATTACATTTAACCtaggggctaactcaattcattcgGGCTGTGCTGATTAACTtacattcaatgaaaatttctGCATGATATCTCCCTTTTCATTGTAAGTCAATTTACTAAATTCTTCTGCCTTGTTCCATAACATGTCAACTCGGCGTTTATCAGATGGCGATATGGGTTCTAAATGTTCAAAGCAAACCATATGCTTTTTTCTGCTAAAAATAAGATAtcatttgattggaagaacaTTCTAACAGATTCTTTTTTCTAAATGTCAGTTCAACTTactttttcataaattcattCGAAAGATGTCGATTAATGTTTTCCTGAAGACTTTTCCAGTTGCCTGTTTTCTTACAACTTAGACAAACAAAGCATCCTACATGAAGAGGGAATTTgacatatctatatattaatgCATGAACTGCAAATTTTGCTTTCTGAAGTTGCAATCTGTTACTTCGCAATATAAACAAATGTATTTCCATTTTACTGTTATCGTAATGTTTCTTTTTGAACGTGATTCTCTGAACCAGGCTACAGTGAACTGAACCAAGGTAAATGGGAATTTTTATTACCTGTTGTTGAATTGATGAAAAGTTTCTGTTTTTCTTGCGACTGCATTCTAGCCGTCTCAAAGCGTGGACACGTTGTACTGAAACTTGTATAGCCTTCGGTAAAATGGatgtctttcttttctaaatagTTTTTGACCTCGTCCGTTACTGGGTTCAAACTCATATTGATCTCGTTTGAGCTGTAATGCTGAGCTATCGCCATGCCTGGAAAACTCATTCTATCCGGACGCGATGAAACACCAcgattcaatttgtttcttaCACCACTACTACTATccgatttcattgaaaaggtCCTACCGCATTGCGATATCGATCTGACGTCAGAAAATTCATTCTCAACTCTGCCAGAAATTAGTCGCGAAAAGATTCCAGGATTGTTGAATATTCTCTTTGCCATCGTGATCGATCAGGAGAAGCTCCTACAGATAACAAATAGGCAGCAATTGatattaattgattgaacgTATTAAAGACAGACTAAAGTAATCGATAGAAAAATTAAGATTCTGTAAAAACCACACGTTGTCAGCTATCAATTTTTATTACCTGCAACGGAAAAGTTGtttcttttcaattcattatatGGCAATTTGGTATGGTGCCAATTAATGGGATTGAAAACACTTTGAAGAaggtatatttcaattttcagcgCACATGAATCCATGAACGACAGTGTGGAGCCaacagatggcagcacgaGCTGGTGTACTGTAGTGAGTTTGACAACTGGGAAAAAACACAGAAACAATGTCTTCTTCAAAAGCTGCTCAAGCAGTAAATGCCATGAAACGGGTGATGTCTTTTCTAAATGAAAAGAATACGTTCGACAAGGTTATGCAGAAAGTAAGTTTTTGCTATCTACGATTAAGTTTGATGCCACAGAAACAGTTTGATGCCACGAAACATGGGTCCTTTGGCTTTGGCTTCACCTTGTCCTTTAGGATGTAATACCTACGAAAGTAATAACTTGTTTCTTTTTTGACATATCTAAGGTACAAATTACTTCTGGAGATGTTGGACACTGCATCTGTGAGCTGAAAGTTGAGGAAGAGCACACAAACCGTGTTGGTTTCTTGCACGGAGGTCTCACAGCAACTCTCGTAGACTCTGTATCAACTGTTGCCCTAATGTCGACTGAGCAGGGTAACCCCGGAGTCAGTGTTGACATGAACATCACGTAAGTTTGAAATAAGTACACTATACCACTGCTAGTTGTTCTAAGATCTTTGCAGCGAGCTGATTGCAAGAacttcttttcattttcagctatATGAAAGCAGTGCCCCTCGGACAAGAAATAATCATCGACGCCAAGACGCTCAAAGTTGGTCGAAGTACGGCCTTCCTCACGGTggacattaaaaacaaatcagACGGAAGTCTAGTCGCTCAGGGAAGACATACGAAACATTTACTAGGAAAGTAACATCGAAGAAACCGTTAAACAATTAGAGCTTGATAAAATTTCTACTTGTCACTTTGATAAGAAACAATTGGAAGTTTAATACTATGCAGCTCTTtttctagaaatatatttatactATAGACAAGCTTTTTAGTTTTAGCTTTTTATAGACAATTCTGTGTCTTCTCTACTGAATGTTCATGGAAACAAATGTAACCTCTACTACAGTGGAACACGACGGTCGAGGGTCCAGTTTAACAAAGCTGACTAATACTTAAGGATAACTGTGAAATGAGACAGAGCTGTCATATCAACTAATCATGTTCCACGCAGCTTCTGAGGATCAATCGTCGTGTAGCTAGATAAATGAACCGAGGAAAAAATGAACCAAAGGACCACCAAAACTGAAGGCTTAGgaacaaatgaataaataatttttcataatataaaaatcatttattatgGATAAAACATAATCACCTGAAAAGGTGCACACATGCCAATGATACAGATACAGACTGCTGGTATcccaaaatctaaaaatgtctGTTGATTAGAGTTACATTAAATATATTCCACCATTTATACAGAAAAAAACCAGATTTCTTATTCACTTTTTTTCCTAACGAGACTTTAATCTTAATCATTATCAGATATGACGCACCagtaaaaccaaaatgataaaaaacagattttttcTAAGGCGCATTCAGTCTAATGGAAATAATAGATTATCGAGCATCTTCCATACGATGGCTACTCAACTTGGACGAAATACGGATAAGCCTTATAAATATAGATGGTGATacataatatgatatatatgtataaataattatatcgataataataaatataaaagctATACATTACAGTTCATAGACCTATATAATACATTCATAATTCGTATATTAATTCTACAGCATTTAGCCTTTCGGCTACgctaaaaatgttttataaaaatcaaaataatcattgttttcatatatttatattcatatatacagTTGCATTAAAATCAGTATATATTTAGTAGTGTAACCCCAGTATTGTACATTTGATATGTTTCTAATTGGCGGTTTCATTCATTCTTAAAAAAGAACGCAAGAGTTAAACGTATATTCATTACTTGAACATGGAcgaaaatcattgtgtgtaTGATACAACGCGAGTACATAATAAAACTATACGTATCAATATGAAGTGGTGTAGATATACAATGATCGAACGCACTAGAAAAACTGTACACACTACCAGGAGCTACATGGACGAATATTAAATCAAGGAATGTTGTTCTAAATACATATCGGACATAGCAAATAATAAGACAAAAGCtacacagttctggatccagctCTGACCTGATTGGCACCAGAGTTAGGAGCGAAAAAGTACAGacccgaaaatcataaaacTTTATTTAAACATGGACTGAACTTTTTTTACTTATGGGTactaatttaaaatcatttctattttctaaaacttttACTGATAGCAACATCTATCATGTGACTTACTGAAGGCTGAACGAAAAAGGCAGGGTTCTatatttttaacaaaaaatatgtGTAAGGGCTTAGAATTTCTTGGAATTTTGACAAAATTTTGTGATCCAAATTGGTACATTATAGGTAAAAGTGAAAACATATaacaaaatctttttcatGGAGTAAAACAAAGTTCTGTCAATACatacacaaaatataaatagCAAATACCTGAAAACAACTCCTGGACGAAAGAATGAAGAGAACAAACACTGGACGACCTATCGATTGTTATtacgaagaaaaaaatattctggaATGTGATCATCAAAATACTGACTGAACTAACCTCTAAACACTGAATGAGTTATCCAAGACTTAGTGAGCATTGGCAGTTTAAGACAGCATGCCTAACTAACATGGTTACATTTTGAACGTCAGTCAGCATGGCACAAATAAATAGACAAACTGTATGTATTTATCACAGATTGCTGTATACATGCCGCACACTAAAATTCATCCATTGAATAGCGAACATGGTAGAAAAATAGTTTGTATTTCGCATTATTTTTGCTATGTATGACGaagatttataattgtaaCTGATAGATGGGAGTACATATCTACAAACTGCAGGGTAGTAACGTTACATAATGGCCGCCAGAATTATCATCGTAATGATGACAACGATATTCGATCGCGAAAAAACAGCCGACGAGCCGATGACAGTGTAAACGCCTCCGTCTTTATACGCTAATCTACCATCATTGAAATACTGCGGACAATCATCAActgtgtaaaaaaaaaacaaaaacattacaaATCTAGAATTGTTATCAACATGTACGTTGAAGGGTTTGGACAGAAGATCTGTCACCGATGGTAATGTTTTTGCGTAATCTCATTTCAATATGTAAGCTGAAGAAAATTGGCAGAGTTCAATATTCAACTGGTGAACATACTGACATACTGTTAAGAACCTATCAGGATGTTTTTCCCCTACACGATAGACAAGCCCTACACAAAAGGATCTTTTATCAAGCAATGCTATGCTTGGGCTATTACGCTCAATTTTTACCAATTGGGGGCTATCTTAAGTCCTATCAGTCCGCATGCGTAGATTTGAGAAATGTTTATCAATATATCAACAGGTTTATGcttattttgtaaccacaatcaattgcaattctagctcatgacatgttctaagagagtggtgagtttcaagcttattttgattactgtatCATTGAATATTGGAATTGTCAGGAATGTCAAACATTTCACCAAGTGGGGATGGTGTCCCCGAACCCCTAGTTATCAATTCGATCGATCTATGGTATCATTTTTACTTACATTCTCTTTCATTTTCCAACAGTTCTAGAGCGAGACTAGCTCCTTCCTTCGAGCTATAACTGCGCGGCGTCTGATCTTGCCCACAAGCAGAGCTCGTAGCCCTCGACATGAGAATATTTTGGTAATCCAATCTTTGGTAAGTCTGAAAACCATAAGTTTAGACTTAAGAGTAAGTATATTCAAGATAAGTATATTTCTACCAGAGCACTTTTTTCAGAGTACAATATAAAGCAATCACAAAACAAGCTTAAGTTGTAACCTTGATATATCTCAAGCGCCAACAACTCCGGCGGTCAAGGGTCAAGAATCGTAATTTTTACTCACCCAACATCTGAATCTAGAGGTAGCGTCTTCTTCGTCGTGTGTGATCAAATAAGAACGCGAATCTTCCATCCAATAACCGACGCATAACAGCTCGTGATCAGGCTCATCTGGAATTGATATCGCAACCACTCtttgaaattgggaaaaaataCCCGACATCTTTACGGGAGATCGAACCCGATCAGTCATCAAAGCTCGTCGACGCTTACCGAGCAGGGTCAATACTCACCATATTCTCCAATCGGACGACCTAAATGGTCGACAGTCGCGCAACGCTGAGCGTCGACTAGAATCTTCTTCGTGTCCTGACGACAAACGCGAAGCTGCGTTTCGAACTCGCGACAGTCGACCTGCATACGCGGCCGCTCGGTGACGCCGCGAATCCTCGTGTGGTATTTCTCGCTCTGTAGACCGGTCTGAATGAACCGATAGATACCAGCGACCGGACACACGATTGGATTCGGCGGATCAACTGTGAAAATAAATAGTTACATCGAAGAATGAAACACTGAACTTAACACGCATATCCACCGTACTTGATAACCCAGAACTGACGATTTAAGAGCCGATATTTTCAACTCAATAAGCCAAGGCTCTTCGCCAGGAAGTTTAATCAACTGTTTGTAAATTTTCCAAATCCATGAACAAATTCCCACTGATGTGCGTATTTGGATAATAAATTGAGAATCTCATATTCCTGATGATGACTAATAGGTtatagtcgaaatgttgaaCCAATAAACTATTAGCTTAAAGGAAACTTCCTTAGTGTGGGATTCTCAATTTAGCAACTCCCAGGGTTTGTAGCACTCAGGACTGAGGTGAAAGTCAGaacttttttcatattaatCCAAAGCCAGGTTCCCCACATTTTTCTGATTAAGCCACACTAGTGGCAAGGTTTCAATAATAATCCCAGTTGAAAAACCACAAAGACAGTAAATAGATTGTCAGTAGAAATTCCCTGTGATAACATTCTGTCCAAAAAGTAAGTATTTTCAGGACTTATCAAGGCCTATCCAAAATTTGTCCAACAAAAGTAAGCAATTTTCAGACTTAGCCAGATGTAGACTTCTTATTCTGATACATAATACGTACGAATCAATGTCttgtatttccaattatcggctTTGAAGTTGAACGATGACCAACTGCAAGCTTCTAAAAACTTAAGTGATCGATAATTCTTAACCCCGAGTTCTCCCTTGGTCTGACGATAAGGTTTCCCtgcaatttgaattttttatgaCATTTgattacattaaaatcaatcaaaactgCAGAGATCACAAATCATCACAACGAATCTAACGTACCCATTCTGTATCTGATAATGTTGTGATGTCGAGGTAAAAAGTCAACGCAAATGTAATCAATTTCGCTAGAATGAGAACAACCAAATATTCACCTATAGACTTctgaattgtatttcaatataatCTGTTCATAATTGTTCACAAATATAAGGGGGAAAATCCAGGCTCAATACGTGATAAAAGTTTCACAACGATTTACGATAAAAGTGGAAATTCTTCATATTGTTTGGCGTCTGTTTGCGACCAAGTAAGAGGCTATTTTGTAACCTATAATTAGTCGCCTCGAGTTCCCACTATTCAATTCAAGTTCAATTCGGTGGTACAGACtggttaaatatattttcaggcTTTCCAAATTTTGTCGAATCTGTTTTTGAAACTATTTACGGAGGCCGACAAGACAAACTTCTCCGGTTCAACTATTCCAGCTGTTCGTCGTTGATTGAGGAAATTTTTCCAGAAATTCAAACGACGTCTGAATTTCTTCGAATAACGATACGTACCATCTTCCGACGGTGACAGCCGTCATCAGATACCGCGAATCACGAGTCTGTTGACAAGTGAAATACGACTCTCGATATCGGTATTGATCGAGTTTCGTTTTGAAGAATATATGCGTCGAGTTGATGATGACGTTACTGTCGTATTCGCTCGTGGTGAACCAATCTCCCGTGAAATTAGACGGCAGGTTACAGGCCGGCGATATCTCCTCTAACTGATCCTGGTTATTCGCTGCAATCGAATCAAATTCATGCGATAAGTCAACTACTGCcagaaaatatttcgaaattcCGTTTTTCCAGCCCGACCCAAGCAAGTATGCAAAGTTCTTCAGTACAGAAAACTCTGACCCGACTAACTTGA is a window of Tubulanus polymorphus chromosome 2, tnTubPoly1.2, whole genome shotgun sequence DNA encoding:
- the LOC141899722 gene encoding twinkle mtDNA helicase-like isoform X1 produces the protein MAKRIFNNPGIFSRLISGRVENEFSDVRSISQCGRTFSMKSDSSSGVRNKLNRGVSSRPDRMSFPGMAIAQHYSSNEINMSLNPVTDEVKNYLEKKDIHFTEGYTSFSTTCPRFETARMQSQEKQKLFINSTTGCFVCLSCKKTGNWKSLQENINRHLSNEFMKNRKKHMVCFEHLEPISPSDKRRVDMLWNKAEEFSKLTYNEKGDIMQKFSLNGILTKTLDRFMLRYSRSTESLLLPWFHVDYSLRGLKILTLTVDADNKSSIHEETIPRLNYHGLFGWNTILPQNKEVVLTSNEFDALVVQQEGKMQALSLPKGCSTLPQEVLPLLEHFNKIIIWFGNDLKSWESARLFCKKLNEKRCFLVRPVEDHPNPLSAFHNRRNISQILATAQPVINQAITSFQSLRDDVFAELTHKEQVAGIKWKRYTKLNDIMKGHRRGELTVFTGPTGAGKTTWISDYSLDLCMQGVNTLWGSFEIHNVRLAKMMIQQFALKNLTKEIHEFPKWANMFEQLPMFFMTFHGQESIYKVVETMSHAVYVHDIAHIVVDNLQFMMGTDLNSASADRFHKQDQIVAAFRKFATHRNCHVTLVIHPRKENEDTLLTKASIFGSAKATQEADNVLILQDPTISGVRGSKKFVQIAKNRFDGSLGTMVLKFNKDTLSFADKPSTKPVEKVQQISSSLEDSDEYLEHDALNCALDEDHYVEVSPYHD
- the LOC141899547 gene encoding acyl-coenzyme A thioesterase 13-like; the encoded protein is MSSSKAAQAVNAMKRVMSFLNEKNTFDKVMQKVQITSGDVGHCICELKVEEEHTNRVGFLHGGLTATLVDSVSTVALMSTEQGNPGVSVDMNITYMKAVPLGQEIIIDAKTLKVGRSTAFLTVDIKNKSDGSLVAQGRHTKHLLGK
- the LOC141899722 gene encoding twinkle mtDNA helicase-like isoform X2; protein product: MAKRIFNNPGIFSRLISGRVENEFSDVRSISQCGRTFSMKSDSSSGVRNKLNRGVSSRPDRMSFPGMAIAQHYSSNEINMSLNPVTDEVKNYLEKKDIHFTEGYTSFSTTCPRFETARMQSQEKQKLFINSTTGCFVCLSCKKTGNWKSLQENINRHLSNEFMKKKKHMVCFEHLEPISPSDKRRVDMLWNKAEEFSKLTYNEKGDIMQKFSLNGILTKTLDRFMLRYSRSTESLLLPWFHVDYSLRGLKILTLTVDADNKSSIHEETIPRLNYHGLFGWNTILPQNKEVVLTSNEFDALVVQQEGKMQALSLPKGCSTLPQEVLPLLEHFNKIIIWFGNDLKSWESARLFCKKLNEKRCFLVRPVEDHPNPLSAFHNRRNISQILATAQPVINQAITSFQSLRDDVFAELTHKEQVAGIKWKRYTKLNDIMKGHRRGELTVFTGPTGAGKTTWISDYSLDLCMQGVNTLWGSFEIHNVRLAKMMIQQFALKNLTKEIHEFPKWANMFEQLPMFFMTFHGQESIYKVVETMSHAVYVHDIAHIVVDNLQFMMGTDLNSASADRFHKQDQIVAAFRKFATHRNCHVTLVIHPRKENEDTLLTKASIFGSAKATQEADNVLILQDPTISGVRGSKKFVQIAKNRFDGSLGTMVLKFNKDTLSFADKPSTKPVEKVQQISSSLEDSDEYLEHDALNCALDEDHYVEVSPYHD
- the LOC141899546 gene encoding uncharacterized protein LOC141899546 produces the protein MVIPVNFHGEWYAYINGISHTTLIGASDIQMTQKLTGPQEKRKVLYKGKMISQEMTLTDNGLNVNSKILFYDAAQMKYFCFWFLHRTINVLQVRKSSSPMTNNDPNNAFASICGTLSPEIELETFFRKAIRKVDCKTTFDGVYHFDYKQKNAGGGICSSDKSGIYSCHAPGSPYVDNEIFFMRFGRCPNIASDSSSDVTLSGENIRFQCLGSWSDQETGNIFSAVAMNKDRPEDKFRCLLTNLDQQRLDLKKRYVMSVKPTCLQLRGAAQGPVELILSPTNNQDQLEEISPACNLPSNFTGDWFTTSEYDSNVIINSTHIFFKTKLDQYRYRESYFTCQQTRDSRYLMTAVTVGRCEIDYICVDFLPRHHNIIRYRMGKPYRQTKGELGVKNYRSLKFLEACSWSSFNFKADNWKYKTLILDPPNPIVCPVAGIYRFIQTGLQSEKYHTRIRGVTERPRMQVDCREFETQLRVCRQDTKKILVDAQRCATVDHLGRPIGEYDEPDHELLCVGYWMEDSRSYLITHDEEDATSRFRCWTYQRLDYQNILMSRATSSACGQDQTPRSYSSKEGASLALELLENEREFDDCPQYFNDGRLAYKDGGVYTVIGSSAVFSRSNIVVIITMIILAAIM